A region of uncultured Draconibacterium sp. DNA encodes the following proteins:
- a CDS encoding lysoplasmalogenase: protein MRKIFLHLLFVAIVGADLIGEYLQNPRIDHIAKPLLLIWIAGYFFLHSKNIDKKVLQFAGAGFLFSWMGDLLMMFSADFTWFVLGIASFLVAQVFYIFLFLRTIDLSGKTPFLKKKPMWLIPYLAFGLIVYIVIFPQLDLVLRFAIFVYMVAILTMSAMALNRFGNGHPISFSLVFAGSLFFVLSDSLIAVNRFLVAIPYEGLFIMTTYIAAQYLIMLGLLKQYE from the coding sequence ATGAGAAAGATTTTTCTTCACCTTCTTTTTGTGGCAATTGTGGGAGCCGATTTAATCGGTGAGTATTTGCAGAACCCCCGGATAGATCATATTGCAAAACCTTTACTTTTAATATGGATTGCCGGTTATTTCTTTTTGCACTCAAAAAATATCGATAAAAAGGTGTTGCAGTTTGCCGGTGCCGGGTTTCTTTTTTCGTGGATGGGTGACTTATTAATGATGTTCTCCGCCGATTTTACCTGGTTTGTACTGGGAATTGCTTCGTTTTTGGTGGCGCAGGTATTCTATATTTTTCTGTTTTTACGCACCATCGATCTTTCGGGGAAAACACCGTTTTTGAAAAAGAAACCCATGTGGCTGATCCCGTATCTTGCGTTTGGTTTAATCGTGTATATCGTGATTTTTCCACAGCTGGATTTGGTACTCCGGTTTGCCATTTTTGTGTATATGGTAGCCATTTTAACCATGTCGGCTATGGCGCTGAATCGCTTTGGTAATGGTCACCCCATCAGCTTTAGCCTGGTATTTGCCGGTTCGTTGTTTTTTGTTTTGTCCGATTCGCTGATTGCAGTCAATCGTTTTCTGGTGGCAATTCCTTACGAAGGTTTATTTATAATGACAACCTATATTGCTGCCCAGTATTTAATAATGTTGGGGCTGTTAAAGCAATACGAATAA
- the rfaD gene encoding ADP-glyceromanno-heptose 6-epimerase, producing the protein MIVVTGAAGFIGSYLVGKLNKEGYKDLILVDKFDDPWKDLNLLKKDYREYIDRDEFFNWLIKNAQDVDFIYHLGARTDTVGQEPELYQQLNLIYSQRLWNICSEIQVPLLYASSAATYGNGEEGFSDEHRKIQDLRPLNLYGWSKHDFDVWALKQFRTPPFWAGMKFFNVYGPNEYHKGRMASVVLHAYKTIKETGHMQLFRSHHKAYKDGEQSRDFIYVEDIADVMMYFMENQDNTGIYNVGTGKARSFLDLTNAVFSSMNINPDISFIDTPVDLRGRYQYFTEAEMQKLRDAGYKKPFVELEEGVNDYVNKYLMAEACF; encoded by the coding sequence ATGATAGTTGTAACAGGAGCAGCCGGGTTTATTGGAAGTTATTTAGTAGGGAAACTCAACAAAGAAGGATACAAAGATCTGATACTGGTTGATAAGTTCGATGACCCCTGGAAAGATTTAAATCTTCTGAAAAAGGATTACCGCGAGTACATTGATCGGGATGAGTTTTTTAACTGGTTGATTAAGAATGCACAGGATGTAGATTTTATTTATCACCTGGGTGCACGTACCGACACGGTGGGGCAGGAGCCCGAGCTCTATCAGCAACTTAACTTAATTTATTCGCAACGCCTCTGGAATATCTGTTCCGAAATTCAGGTTCCTCTTCTTTACGCATCGTCGGCTGCCACATATGGTAATGGCGAAGAGGGTTTCTCGGATGAGCATAGAAAAATTCAGGATTTACGTCCGCTAAATTTGTATGGTTGGTCGAAACACGATTTTGATGTTTGGGCGCTAAAGCAGTTCCGCACTCCGCCGTTTTGGGCAGGCATGAAATTCTTTAATGTTTACGGACCCAACGAATACCACAAAGGTCGAATGGCTTCGGTGGTGTTGCATGCCTATAAAACCATAAAAGAAACCGGGCACATGCAATTGTTTCGTTCGCACCATAAAGCCTATAAAGATGGCGAGCAAAGCCGCGACTTTATTTATGTGGAAGACATTGCCGATGTGATGATGTACTTTATGGAGAATCAGGATAATACGGGAATTTACAATGTTGGCACCGGAAAGGCCCGTTCTTTTCTCGACCTTACAAACGCTGTTTTTAGCAGTATGAATATAAATCCCGACATCTCATTTATTGATACACCCGTTGATTTACGGGGAAGGTACCAGTATTTTACAGAGGCCGAAATGCAGAAATTGCGCGATGCCGGTTACAAAAAACCTTTTGTTGAATTAGAGGAAGGCGTTAACGATTACGTAAATAAGTACCTCATGGCGGAGGCTTGTTTTTAA
- the mqnB gene encoding futalosine hydrolase: MEILIVAATTMEIKLIVDELERVEEESHFVKTYRFGDFNIDILVSGIGSSFVTFHLTNALREKKYDAVINIGLAGSLTQELKIGEVVNVVSEEFADLGIEKQYEFLTLFESGYIGMNDFPFENGLLKASNSNGWIKLKKVKGITTNKSYGRDTSIAEMREKFTAHVESMEGAAVFYVCNWMGVQCYEIRSISNYVEPRDSAQWNIPLALVRLKEALSVILKQVPAPVG; this comes from the coding sequence ATGGAAATTTTGATTGTAGCAGCCACTACAATGGAAATAAAATTGATTGTTGATGAGCTGGAAAGAGTAGAGGAAGAAAGTCATTTTGTAAAAACTTACCGATTTGGAGACTTCAATATTGATATTTTGGTATCAGGTATAGGAAGCTCGTTTGTTACTTTTCACTTAACAAACGCACTTCGCGAAAAAAAATACGATGCTGTTATTAATATTGGTTTGGCCGGAAGTTTAACCCAGGAGTTAAAAATCGGTGAGGTGGTGAACGTGGTTAGCGAAGAATTTGCCGATTTGGGTATTGAGAAACAGTATGAATTTCTTACGCTTTTTGAATCGGGGTACATTGGAATGAACGATTTTCCGTTTGAAAATGGTTTGTTAAAAGCAAGTAATTCAAACGGTTGGATAAAGCTTAAAAAAGTAAAAGGAATAACCACCAACAAAAGTTACGGGCGCGATACAAGTATTGCCGAAATGCGCGAAAAATTTACGGCACACGTAGAGTCGATGGAAGGCGCTGCCGTTTTTTATGTGTGCAACTGGATGGGCGTACAATGTTACGAAATACGATCGATATCGAATTATGTAGAGCCCCGCGACTCCGCACAATGGAATATTCCACTGGCACTTGTCCGTTTGAAAGAAGCATTATCAGTTATTTTAAAACAAGTTCCTGCTCCAGTGGGCTAA